The Phormidium yuhuli AB48 DNA window AAAACTGGGAAAGCTAGGAAAAGCCAGGTATATCTTAATAAATCAAAGCTTAACTTTGTCAAACTCTGACAAAGACAGTTTCGTGCTGCAAAGCTCCCAAAAATCTGAAATTTCAGAAATTATCTCAAAATTTTCGGGAACATTCTTGAAGCTTAGGCAATCAGAGAAGTTTAAGTCTTAACGAGTGAGCCAGTTGCTCACCTCGCCGCAGGTGTGTCACTGAAAACCCAAAAACCAGATTTAGAGGAACCTAGACATGGATGAAGAGATGATGAATGATGCCGAGACCACTGTTGACGAAACAGAGGCTCAGGTCACAACAACCAGTGTTGATGAGGACGATGAGGAACTCATCAATGGTGATGAGAACGGCGATGACCTCGACGAGAATGGCGATGATGCCGCTGACGATGAGGCTGATGAAAACGGCGATGATGATGCCGATGATGCCGCTGACGATGTGATCAATGGAGAGGTCAACGGCAATGACGATGTTGATGATGGTGTTGAAGGGGGCATGAATGGTGATGACCTCACTGGCGACAGTAGTGCCACCTTCACCATCACGAACTTCACTGGACCGGCGGGAACAGCAACTGCTGAAATCACCCTGACTCAAACCAGCGAGGGGATTGAAGTCAGTGTTGTCAGTGAGGATACCGGTGGCGGCACAAGTGCTCGTAAGGGTCTGAGGGGCATTTTCTTCAATATCAGTGATAATAGCCTCTTATCGGGTCTGTCCATTAGCGGAGATAACGTTTCTAACCCTCGGTTTAATGCCGGAGGCGTTAATAACGTTGGAGGCGGCAGTTCTATTTCTCCTCGTGCCTTTGATGCCGGGGTTTTTGTCGGTGGCGGTGAATCGGCCACATTCCTCATTAGTCATGAGTCCGAAAGCCTGAGTTTAGACCTGTTTGCCGGTGAAAACTTCGGGGTTACCACTCAAAGTCGTAAACTTGCAGGTTCTGCACCCTCTGACCTAGGCTCCGGTAGCGACGTCGGTGACGATGATGATATGGATGACGATCTCGTCGGCGACGGCAACGGTGATGACGATATGGTCGGTGATGACGGCGGTGATGTTGTCCCTGACTGCGAATGCGAAAACGAGAACGTGCTGATCGGAACCTCTTCCGGTAGTTTCTCCGAGCCGGTCGAAGATACTCCGGGTGCAGTCGTCAACATCACCAGCGAAAATGGTGGAACGAATAACCGTTTTCTATGGGGTGTTCCTGCTGAAGGCAGTATTGATAACCTGGTTCAGTTTGATGGAGTGGACTTTGGGACGGAAGTTGGCCGCCAGTTTAAACTCGGACAACTGTTCTACCAGAATGGGTCCACCTTCAATAACTTCGACGGTGACTTTGGCTTCAGTCTTGATGTGGATATTAAAGGCGTTGATGAACTCGACTCCTTCGACTTCCTCTTCAACATCCTCAACACGCCTAATGTCACCGGAGATCCGGTTAAGGATGGCGATCGCCTACGGTTCTCCACTGGCGGCCTAACCCCTCAAAGCTTCGCCTTCAATGGGTCAACCTATACTGTGGCTCTCGATGGCTTCTCTACCGATGGCGGTGAAACCATCACCTCAGGGTTCGACGCCCCGGAACAAAGCTTTGAAATCGCGAACCTCTATGGTTCCATCGTTGAACTTGATGATGTGACCGCCGAAGCCTTTGATCCCATGCCCACCGAGGACGCTGAGGCAATCCTCGACGCCGGTGGTGTCCTGATCGGCGGGGATGAAACGGGAGAAGGGGCCGTCGCTGGTTCAGTCATCCTCAAGAGCCAAACCCGTCTGAGCGTGGTTTGGGGCATTACCACTTCTGCAAGTATCAAGTTCCAAAGCAGCAGTTTCTTCCAAATCACTCAGATTACCGGAGTGACTGAACTGAGCCTCCTCAACATTGGGAATCAAGCCGTACTGGGAAGTGACGGCGATGACGCCATTGTCGGAACTGTTGACAACGACATT harbors:
- a CDS encoding choice-of-anchor K domain-containing protein, which translates into the protein MDEEMMNDAETTVDETEAQVTTTSVDEDDEELINGDENGDDLDENGDDAADDEADENGDDDADDAADDVINGEVNGNDDVDDGVEGGMNGDDLTGDSSATFTITNFTGPAGTATAEITLTQTSEGIEVSVVSEDTGGGTSARKGLRGIFFNISDNSLLSGLSISGDNVSNPRFNAGGVNNVGGGSSISPRAFDAGVFVGGGESATFLISHESESLSLDLFAGENFGVTTQSRKLAGSAPSDLGSGSDVGDDDDMDDDLVGDGNGDDDMVGDDGGDVVPDCECENENVLIGTSSGSFSEPVEDTPGAVVNITSENGGTNNRFLWGVPAEGSIDNLVQFDGVDFGTEVGRQFKLGQLFYQNGSTFNNFDGDFGFSLDVDIKGVDELDSFDFLFNILNTPNVTGDPVKDGDRLRFSTGGLTPQSFAFNGSTYTVALDGFSTDGGETITSGFDAPEQSFEIANLYGSIVELDDVTAEAFDPMPTEDAEAILDAGGVLIGGDETGEGAVAGSVILKSQTRLSVVWGITTSASIKFQSSSFFQITQITGVTELSLLNIGNQAVLGSDGDDAIVGTVDNDIIAGANGADTLSGEDGNNLLAGGDDDDFVMGGDGDDVLAGNAGNDTIMGGGGNNVLYGGQGDDLLIGGDGDDVLSGDMGSDTLIGGGGTNQFILRAETTVELTGAEAADFIMDFKPGDGIGIAGSTISSIELEVQDVNGDGVSDVVIRLESGAYLGVVMGTSNTQEVEEAMYEVPDADYILGTSA